The Doryrhamphus excisus isolate RoL2022-K1 chromosome 18, RoL_Dexc_1.0, whole genome shotgun sequence genome contains a region encoding:
- the ogna gene encoding osteoglycin, paralog a, producing the protein MKALILTSMLVLLWLGTCSARSSDHDSGSSPGRDLSRFFSNYWKVTRARRALPPADEADDSPIPAVADESDLPTCLLCVCLTGSVYCEEVSPDMTSVPTLPKETAYLYARFNKIKKIRTKDFADILTLRRIDLTGNLISEIEDGAFSKLTLLEELSLADNRLVKLPALPAKLKSFNANNNLLKTKGVKATAFKKLTGLVNLYLADNEMEAVPQIPEKVRILHLQNNNITDVNIDTFCRSNDTYYLRPSLSEVRLDGNPVILSKYPDSFTCLQVLPVGWYR; encoded by the exons ATGAAGGCGCTTATACTAACGAGCATGCTGGTGCTGCTATGGCTGGGGACATGTTCAGCCAGGAGCTCTGATCACGACTCAGGATCATCACCTGGAAGGGACCTCAGCAGGTTCTTCAGCAACTATTGGAAAGTGACGAGGGCCAGG AGAGCACTGCCTCCAGCTGATGAAGCAGACGATAGCCCAATCCCGGCAGTGGCAGATGAATCAG ACCTGCCAACCTGTCTGCTGTGCGTCTGTCTAACTGGCTCAGTGTACTGCGAAGAGGTCAGCCCGGACATGACCTCTGTTCCCACCCTTCCTAAGGAAACCGCTTATCTGTATGCCCGCttcaacaaaataaagaagATCAGGACCAAGGACTTTGCTGACATTC TGACACTGAGGAGGATTGACCTGACGGGGAACCTGATCTCCGAGATTGAAGACGGAGCGTTCTCGAAGCTAACTTTATTGGAGGAACTGTCGCTAGCTGACAACCGGCTAGTCAAACTCCCGGCACTCCCTGCCAAACTGAAATCCTTCAACGCCAACAACAACCTCCTGAAGACCAAGGGTGTCAAAGCAACAGCTTTTAAG AAACTGACCGGACTGGTCAACTTATACCTGGCCGACAATGAGATGGAAGCAGTTCCACAGATCCCAGAGAAGGTTCGGATCTTACATCTACAG AACAACAATATCACAGATGTGAACATAGACACCTTCTGTAGGTCCAATGACACCTACTATCTTCGACCTAGCCTCAGCGAGGTCCGGCTGGATGGAAACCCTGTGATTCTCTCAAAGTACCCTGACAGTTTCACTTGTTTGCAAGTACTGCCTGTCGGATGGTACCGATGA
- the nol8 gene encoding nucleolar protein 8 isoform X1, which translates to MRGHLQNACAALASEMQRLYVGGLSHTITQKDLKDRFGKFGGVEDVEIRTRRDDEGIPYKTFAYVNINISDTDLKKCMTVLNKSKWKGGTLQIEPAKESFLHRLALEREMELQLPNQSAAENHKQKVLDSFSKAGVNDFTMKAAVPGTEIPGHKDWVVSKFGRVLPIMQLTHRKGNKSRTLKYDPSKYSHNIRKLAPPDEDLHTPVAQLTWEVDGGDDDISKKRRGEFPPYEPPRTKKSRTDVATPVSTSRQAQPHQLTNGFKAPLNHRQPQKNGPRYEDSDVDSDEDLKHLVALQQPSHHAMEADSQEDILEVVGYDYLDLQKQQQHGGRSVNEDEDYDSADTDEIFASRKPYLPAVEKPPQPNPDNIPEREAVRMKNVKMKSPYGEERDTSGKTQCSQQTQKQTLSCRSDEDDEDEMDSDDSDDSDYEAMFSNVTHLEISMSDLQKLAEEFQETSETPTPSIAPAKVTPGKGLPSKKGILPEDILASLMKEDNSRDEQKPKRKTLLPAFQGTRTLTDTCHMTKSTRILETPDLKHMSESESAESDEEDKTFRTKEEKEERRPKASQPNQTSSSFPEDDVSHLDEEEESEEEEEEESEEEEEEEECKVLGHLQLSAQKEEERQKKDNTRRLAAVQQRQKEPEEQKKLIQGALASSSFPEDDVSHLEEPEEESEEEEEEEESEEEEEEEESEVFCHLQLSAQEEEEQQKKANTRSLAAVQQRQKEPEEQKKLIQGALASSSFPEDDVSHLEESEEESEEEEEEEQEDQSKVFCHLQLSAEEEEERQKKANTRRLAAVQQRQKEAEEQKKLIQGALANVDTLPKRTGKHVVFDSDGDDDDDDDDEQTEVMASKKSLLQDSQSEAVASDSEDKSAGDSGPMKAKEHPKQSGPQLFSSSEDEEDDDEEDDETRFDLRPQFEGQAGQKLMELQSRFGTDERFRMDSRFLEEEEVENDDNKEELEGTTGPVNDDEALQEERKRTISILYNVLGQQPATGKTASKAKTFRDVSALHYDPSKEEHATFETKTDVPKKESKSARRKKKEEAQKLPEVSKEIYYDVTGDLKAMFGQTKDNKESEEVKTNWDQVEEDVEAGEDEEQPTPLTSLFSDASAGREEPSGFSFSFFGNDTEAESEKTAEYKVESIRAAKVPWQQDPRLQDSSSEEDEEEEEDDEKEEEKNTSAPKNNQVETAPRKDLFFFHLNDIRLLEGPRWFCRSSQLEEEREQWEERRMALKEEYHKKHKDACRKLKSSQKS; encoded by the exons ATGCGCGGACATCTACAGAATGCAtg TGCAGCATTGGCCAGTGAGATGCAACGACTGTATGTCGGCGGGTTGAGCCATACGATCACccagaaagatctcaaggatcgATTTGGAAAGTTTGGGGGTGTGGAGGATGTAGAGATCCGGACGAGGAGGGATGATGAGG GTATCCCCTACAAAACATTTGCTTATGTCAACATCAATATTTCAGACACAGATCTGAAGAAAT GTATGACGGTGTTGAACAAATCCAAATGGAAAGGAGGAACTTTGCAAATTGAGCCAGCAAAGGAGAGCTTTCTGCACAG ACTTGCTCTGGAGAGGGAGATGGAGTTGCAGCTTCCCAATCAGAGTGCAGCTGAGAACCATAAACAGAAGGTGCTGGATTCATTCAGCAAAGCCGGCGTCAACGACTTCACCATGAAGGCCGCTGTGCCGGGGACGGAAATACCAGGACACAAG GACTGGGTGGTCAGTAAATTTGGACGAGTCCTCCCCATCATGCAGCTCACGCATCGGAAAGGAAACAAATCCCGAACCCTCAAGTATGACCCGTCCAAGTACAGCCACAACATCCGTAAGTTGGCGCCTCCCGACGAAGACCTTCACACCCCTGTCGCCCAGCTCACCTGGGAGGTCGACGGGGGAGACGATGACATCAGCAAGAAGAGGCGGGGTGAGTTCCCGCCTTACGAGCCCCCAAGAACCAAGAAGAGTCGAACAGACGTGGCAACACCTGTGAGCACAAGCAG ACAAGCGCAGCCTCATCAGCTGACCAACGGATTCAAAGCGCCACTCAACCACAGACAACCACAGAAGAACGGTCCACGTTACGAGGACAGTGATGTGGACTCTGATGAAGACCTAAAACATCTGGTAGCGCTTCAGCAGCCTTCCCATCATGCAATGGAGGCGGACTCGCAGGAGGATATCCTGGAAGTGGTGGGATATGATTACTTAGACttgcagaagcagcagcagcatggag GCAGGTCAGTCAACGAGGACGAGGATTACGACTCTGCCGACACAGATGAAATCTTCGCTTCAAGGAAACCTTATCTTCCCGCAGTAGAGAAACCTCCTCAGCCAAATCCTGACAACATTCCAGAAAGGGAAGCTGTAAGGATGAAAAACGTGAAAATGAAAAGTCCATATGGAGAGGAAAGGGACACTTCTGGAAAAACTCAGTGTTCACAGCAGACGCAGAAACAAACACTCAGCTGCAGAtctgatgaggatgatgaggacgAGATGGACTCAGATGATTCCGATGATTCAGACTACGAGGCCATGTTTTCCAATGTCACCCATCTGGAGATCTCTATGTCTGATCTTCAGAAGTTAGCCGAGGAATTTCAGGAGACCTCAGAGACTCCAACACCAAGCATCGCCCCCGCAAAAGTCACACCTGGAAAAGGACTTCCTTCTAAGAAAGGAATCCTACCCGAAGATATTCTAGCCTCGCTAATGAAGGAGGACAACAGCAGGGATGAACAGAAGCCAAAAAGGAAGACGCTGCTGCCTGCTTTTCAGGGGACCAGAACCCTAACCGATacgtgtcacatgaccaaaagTACTAGAATACTAGAAACTCCTGATCTTAAACACATGTCGGAGTCTGAAAGTGCTGAGTCGGACGAGGAGGACAAAACTTTTCGtacaaaggaagaaaaggaagaaCGAAGGCCAAAGGCCAGTCAGCCGAATCAGACATCTTCATCCTTTCCTGAAGATGATGTTTCACACcttgatgaggaggaggaaagtgaagaagaagaggaggaggaaagtgaagaagaagaagaggaggaggaatgcAAAGTTCTCGGTCATCTTCAGCTAAGCGCTCAGAAGGAAGAAGAGCGACAGAAGAAGGACAACACGAGGAGGTTGGCCGCAGTCCAGCAGAGACAAAAGGAACCTGAAGAGCAGAAGAAGCTCATCCAGGGGGCGCTAGCATCTTCATCCTTTCCTGAAGATGATGTTTCACACCTTGAGGAGCCGGAGGAGgaaagtgaagaagaagaagaggaggaggaaagtgaagaagaagaagaagaggaggaaagcGAAGTTTTCTGTCATCTCCAGCTAAGCGCTCAGGAGGAAGAAGAGCAACAGAAGAAGGCCAACACGAGGAGCCTGGCCGCAGTCCAGCAGAGACAAAAGGAACCTGAAGAGCAGAAGAAGCTCATCCAGGGGGCGCTAGCATCTTCATCCTTTCCTGAAGATGATGTTTCACACCTTGAGGAGTCGGAGGAGgaaagtgaagaagaagaagaagaggagcaggaggaccaaagcaaagttttctGTCATCTCCAGCTAAGCgctgaggaagaagaagagcgaCAGAAGAAGGCCAACACGAGGAGGCTGGCCGCAGTCCAGCAGAGACAAAAGGAAGCCGAAGAGCAGAAGAAGCTCATCCAGGGGGCGCTAGCCAATGTG GACACTCTTCCTAAAAGAACAGGAAAACACGTCGTCTTTGACTcggatggtgatgatgatgatgatgatgatgatgagcagaCAGAGGTCATGGCGTCTAAAAAGTCACTGCTCCaggacagccaatcagaggcgGTGGCCTCAGACAGTGAGGATAAATCAGCCGGTGACAGCGGACCAATGAAAGCGAAG gagcaTCCGAAACAGTCGGGCCCTCAGCTGTTCAGCAGCAGTGAAGACGAGGAGGATGACGATGAAGAGGACGATGAGACCAGGTTTGACCTCAGGCCTCAGTTTGAAGGTCAAGCTGGACAAAAG cTAATGGAGCTGCAGTCTCGCTTTGGGACAGACGAGCGTTTCCGAATGGACTCTCGCTTcctggaagaggaggaggtcgAGAACGACGACAACAAGGAAGAACTAG AGGGGACGACCGGCCCGGTCAATGATGACGAGGCTCtgcaggaggagaggaagagaaCCATCTCCATCTTGTACAACGTTCTGGGACAACAACCCGCCACTGGAAAAACAGCCAGTAAAGCCAAGACCTTTAG GGACGTGTCAGCGCTCCACTACGACCCCAGCAAAGAGGAGCACGCCACCTTTGAGACCAAAACAGACGTTCCCAAGAAGGAGAG CAAGTCAGCCCGTAGAAAGAAGAAGGAAGAGGCTCAGAAGCTTCCTGAAGTTTCCAAGGAGATCTACTACGACGTGACCGGCGACCTGAAGGCCATGTTTGGTCAAACGAAGGATAACAAGGAGTCAGAGGAAGTGAAAACCAACTGGGACCAAGTAGAAGAAGATGTTGAAGCAGGAGAGGATGAAGAGCAGCCCACACCTCTGACATCTCTATTCAGTGATGCCAGCGCAGGAAGGGAGGAGCCTTCTGGATTCAGCTTCTCCTTCTTTGGCAACGACACAGAAGCAGAAAGTGAAAAGACAG CTGAGTATAAGGTGGAGAGCATCCGGGCTGCAAAGGTGCCATGGCAACAAGATCCCCGTTTACAAGATAGCAGCtcagaggaggacgaggaggaggaagaagatgacgaaaaagaggaggagaaaaacaCATCTGCACCTAAAAACAACCA AGTGGAAACAGCTCCCAGGAAGGACCTGTTCTTCTTCCACCTCAATGACATCAGATTGTTAG AGGGCCCCAGGTGGTTCTGTCGTTCTTctcagctggaggaggagcgagAGCAGtgggaggagaggaggatggCGCTCAAAGAG GAGTACCACAAGAAACACAAGGATGCATGCAGGAAGCTCAAATCCTCCCAAAAGAGTTAA
- the nol8 gene encoding nucleolar protein 8 isoform X2, whose amino-acid sequence MQRLYVGGLSHTITQKDLKDRFGKFGGVEDVEIRTRRDDEGIPYKTFAYVNINISDTDLKKCMTVLNKSKWKGGTLQIEPAKESFLHRLALEREMELQLPNQSAAENHKQKVLDSFSKAGVNDFTMKAAVPGTEIPGHKDWVVSKFGRVLPIMQLTHRKGNKSRTLKYDPSKYSHNIRKLAPPDEDLHTPVAQLTWEVDGGDDDISKKRRGEFPPYEPPRTKKSRTDVATPVSTSRQAQPHQLTNGFKAPLNHRQPQKNGPRYEDSDVDSDEDLKHLVALQQPSHHAMEADSQEDILEVVGYDYLDLQKQQQHGGRSVNEDEDYDSADTDEIFASRKPYLPAVEKPPQPNPDNIPEREAVRMKNVKMKSPYGEERDTSGKTQCSQQTQKQTLSCRSDEDDEDEMDSDDSDDSDYEAMFSNVTHLEISMSDLQKLAEEFQETSETPTPSIAPAKVTPGKGLPSKKGILPEDILASLMKEDNSRDEQKPKRKTLLPAFQGTRTLTDTCHMTKSTRILETPDLKHMSESESAESDEEDKTFRTKEEKEERRPKASQPNQTSSSFPEDDVSHLDEEEESEEEEEEESEEEEEEEECKVLGHLQLSAQKEEERQKKDNTRRLAAVQQRQKEPEEQKKLIQGALASSSFPEDDVSHLEEPEEESEEEEEEEESEEEEEEEESEVFCHLQLSAQEEEEQQKKANTRSLAAVQQRQKEPEEQKKLIQGALASSSFPEDDVSHLEESEEESEEEEEEEQEDQSKVFCHLQLSAEEEEERQKKANTRRLAAVQQRQKEAEEQKKLIQGALANVDTLPKRTGKHVVFDSDGDDDDDDDDEQTEVMASKKSLLQDSQSEAVASDSEDKSAGDSGPMKAKEHPKQSGPQLFSSSEDEEDDDEEDDETRFDLRPQFEGQAGQKLMELQSRFGTDERFRMDSRFLEEEEVENDDNKEELEGTTGPVNDDEALQEERKRTISILYNVLGQQPATGKTASKAKTFRDVSALHYDPSKEEHATFETKTDVPKKESKSARRKKKEEAQKLPEVSKEIYYDVTGDLKAMFGQTKDNKESEEVKTNWDQVEEDVEAGEDEEQPTPLTSLFSDASAGREEPSGFSFSFFGNDTEAESEKTAEYKVESIRAAKVPWQQDPRLQDSSSEEDEEEEEDDEKEEEKNTSAPKNNQVETAPRKDLFFFHLNDIRLLEGPRWFCRSSQLEEEREQWEERRMALKEEYHKKHKDACRKLKSSQKS is encoded by the exons ATGCAACGACTGTATGTCGGCGGGTTGAGCCATACGATCACccagaaagatctcaaggatcgATTTGGAAAGTTTGGGGGTGTGGAGGATGTAGAGATCCGGACGAGGAGGGATGATGAGG GTATCCCCTACAAAACATTTGCTTATGTCAACATCAATATTTCAGACACAGATCTGAAGAAAT GTATGACGGTGTTGAACAAATCCAAATGGAAAGGAGGAACTTTGCAAATTGAGCCAGCAAAGGAGAGCTTTCTGCACAG ACTTGCTCTGGAGAGGGAGATGGAGTTGCAGCTTCCCAATCAGAGTGCAGCTGAGAACCATAAACAGAAGGTGCTGGATTCATTCAGCAAAGCCGGCGTCAACGACTTCACCATGAAGGCCGCTGTGCCGGGGACGGAAATACCAGGACACAAG GACTGGGTGGTCAGTAAATTTGGACGAGTCCTCCCCATCATGCAGCTCACGCATCGGAAAGGAAACAAATCCCGAACCCTCAAGTATGACCCGTCCAAGTACAGCCACAACATCCGTAAGTTGGCGCCTCCCGACGAAGACCTTCACACCCCTGTCGCCCAGCTCACCTGGGAGGTCGACGGGGGAGACGATGACATCAGCAAGAAGAGGCGGGGTGAGTTCCCGCCTTACGAGCCCCCAAGAACCAAGAAGAGTCGAACAGACGTGGCAACACCTGTGAGCACAAGCAG ACAAGCGCAGCCTCATCAGCTGACCAACGGATTCAAAGCGCCACTCAACCACAGACAACCACAGAAGAACGGTCCACGTTACGAGGACAGTGATGTGGACTCTGATGAAGACCTAAAACATCTGGTAGCGCTTCAGCAGCCTTCCCATCATGCAATGGAGGCGGACTCGCAGGAGGATATCCTGGAAGTGGTGGGATATGATTACTTAGACttgcagaagcagcagcagcatggag GCAGGTCAGTCAACGAGGACGAGGATTACGACTCTGCCGACACAGATGAAATCTTCGCTTCAAGGAAACCTTATCTTCCCGCAGTAGAGAAACCTCCTCAGCCAAATCCTGACAACATTCCAGAAAGGGAAGCTGTAAGGATGAAAAACGTGAAAATGAAAAGTCCATATGGAGAGGAAAGGGACACTTCTGGAAAAACTCAGTGTTCACAGCAGACGCAGAAACAAACACTCAGCTGCAGAtctgatgaggatgatgaggacgAGATGGACTCAGATGATTCCGATGATTCAGACTACGAGGCCATGTTTTCCAATGTCACCCATCTGGAGATCTCTATGTCTGATCTTCAGAAGTTAGCCGAGGAATTTCAGGAGACCTCAGAGACTCCAACACCAAGCATCGCCCCCGCAAAAGTCACACCTGGAAAAGGACTTCCTTCTAAGAAAGGAATCCTACCCGAAGATATTCTAGCCTCGCTAATGAAGGAGGACAACAGCAGGGATGAACAGAAGCCAAAAAGGAAGACGCTGCTGCCTGCTTTTCAGGGGACCAGAACCCTAACCGATacgtgtcacatgaccaaaagTACTAGAATACTAGAAACTCCTGATCTTAAACACATGTCGGAGTCTGAAAGTGCTGAGTCGGACGAGGAGGACAAAACTTTTCGtacaaaggaagaaaaggaagaaCGAAGGCCAAAGGCCAGTCAGCCGAATCAGACATCTTCATCCTTTCCTGAAGATGATGTTTCACACcttgatgaggaggaggaaagtgaagaagaagaggaggaggaaagtgaagaagaagaagaggaggaggaatgcAAAGTTCTCGGTCATCTTCAGCTAAGCGCTCAGAAGGAAGAAGAGCGACAGAAGAAGGACAACACGAGGAGGTTGGCCGCAGTCCAGCAGAGACAAAAGGAACCTGAAGAGCAGAAGAAGCTCATCCAGGGGGCGCTAGCATCTTCATCCTTTCCTGAAGATGATGTTTCACACCTTGAGGAGCCGGAGGAGgaaagtgaagaagaagaagaggaggaggaaagtgaagaagaagaagaagaggaggaaagcGAAGTTTTCTGTCATCTCCAGCTAAGCGCTCAGGAGGAAGAAGAGCAACAGAAGAAGGCCAACACGAGGAGCCTGGCCGCAGTCCAGCAGAGACAAAAGGAACCTGAAGAGCAGAAGAAGCTCATCCAGGGGGCGCTAGCATCTTCATCCTTTCCTGAAGATGATGTTTCACACCTTGAGGAGTCGGAGGAGgaaagtgaagaagaagaagaagaggagcaggaggaccaaagcaaagttttctGTCATCTCCAGCTAAGCgctgaggaagaagaagagcgaCAGAAGAAGGCCAACACGAGGAGGCTGGCCGCAGTCCAGCAGAGACAAAAGGAAGCCGAAGAGCAGAAGAAGCTCATCCAGGGGGCGCTAGCCAATGTG GACACTCTTCCTAAAAGAACAGGAAAACACGTCGTCTTTGACTcggatggtgatgatgatgatgatgatgatgatgagcagaCAGAGGTCATGGCGTCTAAAAAGTCACTGCTCCaggacagccaatcagaggcgGTGGCCTCAGACAGTGAGGATAAATCAGCCGGTGACAGCGGACCAATGAAAGCGAAG gagcaTCCGAAACAGTCGGGCCCTCAGCTGTTCAGCAGCAGTGAAGACGAGGAGGATGACGATGAAGAGGACGATGAGACCAGGTTTGACCTCAGGCCTCAGTTTGAAGGTCAAGCTGGACAAAAG cTAATGGAGCTGCAGTCTCGCTTTGGGACAGACGAGCGTTTCCGAATGGACTCTCGCTTcctggaagaggaggaggtcgAGAACGACGACAACAAGGAAGAACTAG AGGGGACGACCGGCCCGGTCAATGATGACGAGGCTCtgcaggaggagaggaagagaaCCATCTCCATCTTGTACAACGTTCTGGGACAACAACCCGCCACTGGAAAAACAGCCAGTAAAGCCAAGACCTTTAG GGACGTGTCAGCGCTCCACTACGACCCCAGCAAAGAGGAGCACGCCACCTTTGAGACCAAAACAGACGTTCCCAAGAAGGAGAG CAAGTCAGCCCGTAGAAAGAAGAAGGAAGAGGCTCAGAAGCTTCCTGAAGTTTCCAAGGAGATCTACTACGACGTGACCGGCGACCTGAAGGCCATGTTTGGTCAAACGAAGGATAACAAGGAGTCAGAGGAAGTGAAAACCAACTGGGACCAAGTAGAAGAAGATGTTGAAGCAGGAGAGGATGAAGAGCAGCCCACACCTCTGACATCTCTATTCAGTGATGCCAGCGCAGGAAGGGAGGAGCCTTCTGGATTCAGCTTCTCCTTCTTTGGCAACGACACAGAAGCAGAAAGTGAAAAGACAG CTGAGTATAAGGTGGAGAGCATCCGGGCTGCAAAGGTGCCATGGCAACAAGATCCCCGTTTACAAGATAGCAGCtcagaggaggacgaggaggaggaagaagatgacgaaaaagaggaggagaaaaacaCATCTGCACCTAAAAACAACCA AGTGGAAACAGCTCCCAGGAAGGACCTGTTCTTCTTCCACCTCAATGACATCAGATTGTTAG AGGGCCCCAGGTGGTTCTGTCGTTCTTctcagctggaggaggagcgagAGCAGtgggaggagaggaggatggCGCTCAAAGAG GAGTACCACAAGAAACACAAGGATGCATGCAGGAAGCTCAAATCCTCCCAAAAGAGTTAA